A window of Armatimonadota bacterium contains these coding sequences:
- a CDS encoding DUF1579 family protein: MRSTIAALVTLAAVGCQAQFASPAPEIQKLAWMVGTWTSSGEFNVQGSAMDYTAEWTVSMEGPFIKTTNSQKLAGFELKETSYISWDPAKKEYLMTSYTNLSDQPRVEHGKWVGEELVFTSDPWVAMGQETLARATLKKKSDDEFAFKLEFKSPDGWAVVSSDPFKRKKG; the protein is encoded by the coding sequence ATGAGATCAACTATTGCCGCCCTCGTTACCCTGGCCGCCGTTGGCTGCCAGGCCCAGTTCGCTTCTCCTGCCCCTGAGATCCAAAAGCTCGCATGGATGGTCGGGACATGGACTTCCAGCGGCGAGTTCAATGTTCAAGGCTCTGCAATGGATTACACCGCTGAATGGACTGTCTCTATGGAAGGGCCGTTCATCAAGACCACCAACTCCCAAAAGCTTGCGGGGTTTGAGCTCAAGGAGACTTCCTACATCTCCTGGGATCCCGCCAAGAAAGAGTACTTGATGACGAGCTACACCAACCTTTCCGACCAACCCAGGGTGGAGCATGGCAAGTGGGTGGGAGAAGAACTCGTCTTCACATCCGATCCGTGGGTCGCGATGGGGCAAGAAACGCTGGCCCGTGCAACGCTGAAGAAGAAGTCGGATGATGAATTCGCCTTCAAACTCGAGTTCAAATCGCCCGATGGCTGGGCGGTGGTCTCCAGCGACCCGTTCAAACGGAAAAAGGGCTGA
- a CDS encoding DUF4139 domain-containing protein, with protein MIAANPPTSTDLTIYNGGFALVRESRNLELKTGLQDVAVQDVAQMIEANSVAIRSLSSPGSFSVLEQNYQYDLISPIAILNKAVGSQITFNRVFPDGSRERLTGTLMSAPTQIVSDANGGQSHTWNGMVIQTADGRVILNPSGEIEVDSIPAGLITKPTLVWKLDSAQAGTNNVELSYITQGMSWKSDYVLSLDDQGKKGDFKGWVTLTNNCGTSFSVRILKLLAGDVQRVTNQPTGGFGGGGARMAAKAADANQFEEEQFADYHLYTLTRPTEVRNREIKQVSLLEALNVPVKKKLVVDAMRYYRGYQPNEGQVGMGEIKPLIQLVIKNDKASNLGMPLPMGTVKVYQRDSSGSLQLLGEDNIDHTPKDEEVTLTVGRAFDIRAERKRTAFKWFRVDGNIHGAVETFEIEVRNRKESAESVTVLERHWWEHVLSEMSMQPKKLDANTYEFTVDLKPNEVKTIKYTVTTRW; from the coding sequence ATGATCGCCGCCAATCCGCCGACTTCGACCGACCTCACCATCTACAACGGCGGATTTGCGCTCGTCCGGGAAAGCCGCAACCTGGAACTTAAGACCGGCCTGCAAGACGTCGCCGTCCAAGATGTCGCCCAAATGATCGAGGCTAACAGCGTGGCGATCCGCAGCCTCAGTTCGCCAGGCAGTTTTAGCGTTCTTGAGCAGAACTACCAATATGACCTCATCTCCCCGATCGCGATCTTGAACAAGGCAGTTGGGTCGCAGATCACGTTCAACCGTGTATTCCCCGATGGCAGCCGGGAACGCCTCACCGGCACCCTGATGAGTGCGCCCACCCAGATCGTCTCCGATGCCAACGGCGGGCAAAGCCACACATGGAACGGCATGGTCATTCAAACGGCCGATGGCCGCGTGATTTTGAACCCCAGTGGAGAGATCGAAGTGGATTCAATCCCCGCCGGGCTCATCACCAAGCCGACCCTGGTGTGGAAGCTCGATTCTGCCCAAGCCGGGACGAACAACGTCGAGCTCAGCTACATCACCCAAGGAATGTCCTGGAAGTCGGACTATGTGCTTTCTTTGGATGACCAAGGGAAGAAGGGCGATTTCAAAGGGTGGGTTACGCTCACCAACAACTGCGGAACCAGCTTCTCCGTCCGGATCCTCAAGCTTTTAGCGGGAGACGTGCAACGGGTGACGAACCAACCCACCGGGGGGTTTGGGGGTGGTGGAGCCCGTATGGCCGCCAAAGCCGCTGATGCCAACCAATTCGAAGAAGAGCAGTTTGCCGATTACCACCTGTACACCCTCACCCGGCCGACCGAAGTCCGCAACCGCGAAATCAAGCAGGTCAGCCTCCTAGAGGCCCTCAACGTGCCGGTCAAAAAGAAGCTCGTCGTGGACGCCATGCGCTACTACCGGGGCTACCAACCCAACGAAGGGCAGGTCGGGATGGGCGAGATCAAACCCCTCATCCAGTTGGTGATCAAAAACGACAAAGCCAGCAACCTGGGCATGCCGCTCCCCATGGGGACGGTGAAGGTTTACCAGCGCGATAGTTCGGGTTCTTTGCAGTTGCTGGGCGAAGACAACATCGACCACACCCCCAAGGATGAGGAAGTCACGCTCACCGTTGGCCGCGCTTTCGATATCCGCGCTGAACGCAAACGAACGGCTTTCAAATGGTTCCGGGTCGACGGCAACATCCATGGCGCGGTCGAAACCTTTGAAATCGAGGTTCGCAACCGTAAAGAATCCGCCGAAAGCGTCACCGTCCTGGAACGCCATTGGTGGGAACACGTACTTAGCGAGATGAGTATGCAGCCCAAGAAACTGGACGCCAACACGTACGAGTTCACCGTCGATCTCAAACCGAACGAAGTCAAAACCATCAAATACACCGTTACCACCCGTTGGTAA
- the ppk1 gene encoding polyphosphate kinase 1, translating to MTGHPRYVNREWSWLQFNGRVLAEAANPENPLLERLKFLAIFESNLDEFYMVRVSGLIEQEAAGMSQLSPDGLSASQQLQMIAEVVKPLRAQAAQVWRDLSDSLDEAGIRIMGFSELDEPVREQLTLSFEREIFALLTPLMMEPAMTFPFISNRSLNLAVELGDGAETQWARVKVPPLLPRLVPIPGDPQSFILLEDLIVAHLSYLFPGVEVRGAHLFRVVRDADIEIRELEAADLIDAVEKTLRMRRFGDPVLLEVDQGLPRAGLRLLMEQLELQEDDTVEVDGRIGFDFLWEIAHLDRPELKFEPHLPYRAEAVCNAEQLFGQIRQRDVLIHLPYDDFEPVHAFVRSAANDPRVIGIKQTLYRVGAESPVVESLLAAAEAGKQVAVMVELKARFDENNNLVWSRALERSGVHVTYGTVEMKVHCKLCLIVRKDEDGIRSYAHIGTGNYNPSTAKLYTDLGLFTSDPEICQDITELFNYLTGKSRQVKYRKLLVAPLDLREQIIDRIGREIEAFRRTGQGRIAFKLNSLVDTEVIDALYEASQAGIPVDLVVRGICCLRPGVPGLSENIRVVSVVGRFLEHSRIYYFENGGEEEAFIGSADMMRRNLDRRIEVLAPVSDPAQIAYLRDKAIGLALEDNVKAWQMMPEGHTVRMAKMRGKSRNSQNELLALAATKVLPPV from the coding sequence ATGACCGGGCACCCCCGCTACGTCAACCGGGAATGGAGTTGGTTGCAATTCAACGGCCGGGTTCTGGCAGAAGCGGCAAACCCGGAAAACCCCTTGCTGGAGCGGCTGAAGTTCCTCGCGATTTTCGAGTCGAATCTTGACGAGTTCTATATGGTCCGCGTCTCGGGTCTGATCGAACAAGAGGCCGCGGGCATGAGCCAGCTATCCCCCGATGGCTTATCGGCCTCGCAGCAACTGCAAATGATCGCCGAGGTTGTCAAGCCTCTACGGGCCCAAGCGGCGCAAGTCTGGCGGGATCTTTCTGACAGCCTCGACGAGGCTGGGATCCGAATCATGGGTTTCTCCGAACTCGATGAGCCGGTTCGCGAGCAACTCACTTTGTCGTTTGAACGGGAGATTTTCGCCCTCCTTACCCCGCTGATGATGGAACCGGCCATGACCTTCCCATTCATCAGCAACCGTTCCCTCAACCTCGCGGTCGAACTCGGCGATGGTGCAGAAACCCAGTGGGCGCGGGTCAAAGTCCCCCCACTGTTGCCCCGGCTTGTCCCGATCCCCGGCGACCCACAATCCTTCATCTTGCTGGAGGACTTGATCGTCGCCCACCTCTCCTATCTTTTCCCCGGGGTCGAAGTTCGGGGGGCCCACCTGTTCCGGGTGGTCCGCGATGCTGACATCGAAATCCGCGAACTGGAGGCCGCCGACCTGATTGATGCCGTTGAAAAGACGCTCCGGATGCGCCGGTTTGGCGACCCGGTGCTGTTGGAAGTCGACCAGGGGTTACCCCGGGCCGGCCTCCGCCTCCTTATGGAGCAATTGGAACTCCAAGAAGATGACACGGTGGAGGTGGACGGGCGAATCGGCTTCGATTTCCTATGGGAAATCGCGCACCTCGACCGGCCGGAACTCAAATTCGAACCCCACTTGCCCTACCGGGCAGAAGCGGTCTGCAATGCCGAACAGCTTTTCGGCCAAATCCGCCAACGGGATGTGCTGATCCATTTGCCGTACGACGACTTTGAACCCGTCCATGCCTTCGTGCGATCGGCGGCCAACGATCCACGGGTCATTGGCATTAAACAGACCCTGTACCGGGTCGGCGCAGAATCGCCCGTGGTCGAAAGCCTGCTTGCCGCCGCCGAAGCCGGAAAGCAGGTTGCGGTGATGGTCGAACTCAAAGCCCGGTTCGATGAAAACAACAATTTGGTTTGGTCGCGCGCGCTGGAACGGAGCGGCGTCCATGTTACCTACGGGACGGTCGAAATGAAAGTCCACTGCAAGCTTTGTTTGATCGTACGCAAAGACGAGGATGGTATCCGGAGCTATGCCCACATCGGCACAGGGAACTACAACCCCAGCACGGCCAAACTTTACACCGACCTTGGCCTCTTCACCAGCGACCCCGAAATCTGCCAAGACATCACCGAACTTTTCAACTATCTGACCGGAAAGAGCCGACAAGTCAAATACCGGAAGCTCTTGGTCGCCCCCCTCGACCTCCGCGAACAGATCATCGACCGGATCGGCAGGGAAATCGAAGCGTTCCGGCGAACCGGCCAAGGGAGGATCGCCTTTAAACTCAACTCATTGGTTGATACCGAAGTCATTGATGCCCTCTATGAAGCCAGCCAAGCGGGGATCCCGGTGGATCTTGTCGTCCGAGGCATCTGCTGCCTGCGGCCTGGCGTACCCGGGCTCAGCGAAAACATCCGCGTCGTCAGCGTGGTTGGGCGGTTCTTGGAACACAGCCGGATCTACTATTTTGAGAATGGCGGCGAGGAGGAAGCTTTCATCGGGAGTGCGGACATGATGCGTCGCAATTTGGATCGCCGGATCGAGGTCTTGGCCCCCGTCTCGGATCCGGCCCAAATCGCCTATCTCCGCGACAAGGCAATCGGCCTGGCTCTTGAAGACAACGTCAAAGCCTGGCAGATGATGCCCGAGGGCCACACCGTCCGCATGGCCAAGATGCGCGGCAAGTCGCGCAACTCTCAAAACGAACTCTTGGCCCTGGCCGCCACCAAAGTCCTGCCCCCGGTTTGA
- a CDS encoding aldehyde dehydrogenase family protein has product MHCELLIGGHFVGGPCDQSVGKSQHYAPYNGKLVGTAAEAGWPECNAALDSAIEAFAGWRRQPAHVVQNLLESIARLVDERASELAELMSAEIGKPVTQAEAEVRRLSHTFRLAAQLPSQASPRIIDVSYDERSDGVVCTASRVPIGPVLAIVPYNWPLNLAAHKIAPALAAGNTVVVKAPTTGALSTLELGRIIHEAGCPPGVVNFLNTPAALAQKCALDERVKMVSFTGSPKVGWMLKEMLPRKRVSLELGGDATCVVAEDGDWQTAAQKLVAGAFAYAGQICISAQHILVHRSVYLEFKDRFLSLVEAIPTGDPLDRETVCGPLITDEAAENVMALIDDAEESGATILTGGHRVGRVVEPTVIENPMRSMRIGREEAFGPVVTLQPFETDDEAIAWVNASQFGIHTALWTADQNRWQRYFSELETGGLIVNDSPSLRFDAMPYGGVKNSGFGREGVWSTFLEMTEDKVQVLRL; this is encoded by the coding sequence GTGCATTGCGAGCTGTTGATTGGCGGGCATTTTGTCGGCGGCCCATGCGACCAGTCGGTTGGCAAATCCCAGCATTACGCCCCCTACAATGGCAAATTGGTCGGAACCGCTGCCGAAGCGGGCTGGCCCGAGTGCAACGCGGCTTTGGATTCTGCAATCGAAGCGTTTGCCGGCTGGCGCCGGCAGCCGGCGCACGTCGTACAAAACCTTTTGGAATCTATCGCTAGGCTCGTCGATGAGCGGGCATCCGAACTGGCTGAATTGATGTCCGCAGAAATCGGCAAGCCTGTCACCCAGGCCGAAGCCGAAGTCCGCCGCCTCAGCCACACCTTCCGCCTGGCCGCCCAACTCCCCAGCCAGGCGAGTCCACGCATCATCGATGTTTCTTATGACGAGCGGTCGGATGGCGTGGTTTGCACGGCAAGCCGAGTCCCCATTGGCCCGGTGCTCGCGATCGTCCCATACAACTGGCCCCTCAATCTGGCGGCGCACAAAATCGCCCCAGCTTTGGCGGCAGGCAACACGGTTGTCGTCAAGGCTCCCACCACCGGGGCGCTGAGCACATTAGAATTGGGAAGGATCATCCACGAGGCCGGCTGCCCACCGGGCGTTGTCAACTTCCTCAACACCCCCGCCGCACTGGCCCAAAAATGTGCCCTCGACGAGCGGGTCAAGATGGTGAGCTTCACCGGGTCGCCCAAAGTCGGCTGGATGCTCAAAGAGATGCTCCCCCGCAAGCGCGTCTCATTGGAACTCGGGGGTGACGCCACTTGCGTGGTCGCGGAAGACGGCGATTGGCAAACCGCCGCGCAAAAACTTGTGGCCGGGGCGTTTGCGTATGCCGGCCAAATCTGCATTTCGGCCCAGCACATTCTGGTGCACCGGTCTGTTTACCTTGAGTTCAAGGATCGGTTTTTGTCCCTGGTCGAAGCTATCCCGACCGGTGACCCGCTCGACCGGGAAACGGTTTGCGGTCCCCTGATTACCGATGAGGCGGCCGAAAACGTGATGGCATTGATCGACGACGCCGAAGAATCCGGGGCAACGATTCTGACTGGTGGGCACCGCGTCGGCCGGGTCGTCGAGCCCACAGTCATCGAAAACCCGATGCGATCCATGAGGATTGGCCGCGAGGAAGCATTTGGCCCCGTCGTCACATTGCAACCGTTTGAGACCGACGACGAGGCGATTGCATGGGTCAACGCCTCCCAGTTCGGAATCCACACAGCTTTGTGGACAGCCGACCAAAACCGGTGGCAACGGTACTTTTCCGAATTGGAAACCGGCGGCCTGATCGTCAACGATTCGCCCAGCCTCCGGTTTGACGCGATGCCCTATGGTGGAGTCAAAAACTCCGGTTTTGGGCGGGAGGGGGTGTGGAGCACGTTTTTGGAGATGACGGAGGACAAGGTCCAAGTCCTCCGCCTTTGA
- a CDS encoding Stp1/IreP family PP2C-type Ser/Thr phosphatase, with amino-acid sequence MDEITAEITVEAVVPQIRLRVKPHLSFGAKTDMGKVRENNEDKHEFFIAEKESDLAAKGHVFVVCDGMGGHEAGQCASEIACKTFIDVYRSHPSEDYMAATRAAVTAATRFIHDISLAIPSRKGMGTTLVALIFRQDAVLIVNVGDSRAYRLRNGEVEQLTTDHTWVEETVAAGMMTREEAEAHPYRHVITRALGTERDVACDLFEHPLAEGDVFMVCSDGVTNHVADDQIGRILATAHPSEAAWRLVGDALVGGGSDNATAIVVRVDGLEFLETDQ; translated from the coding sequence ATGGACGAAATCACGGCAGAAATCACCGTTGAAGCCGTCGTGCCCCAAATTAGGCTGCGGGTCAAACCTCACCTAAGTTTTGGGGCCAAGACCGACATGGGCAAAGTCCGCGAAAACAACGAGGACAAACACGAGTTCTTCATCGCAGAAAAAGAAAGCGACCTGGCCGCCAAAGGCCACGTCTTCGTCGTCTGCGATGGGATGGGCGGCCACGAAGCCGGTCAATGCGCCAGCGAAATCGCCTGCAAAACCTTTATCGATGTCTACCGCAGCCATCCGAGCGAGGACTATATGGCGGCGACCCGGGCGGCGGTGACGGCGGCCACCCGGTTCATCCACGACATCAGCCTGGCTATCCCCAGCCGCAAAGGCATGGGGACAACCCTTGTCGCCTTGATCTTCCGGCAAGATGCCGTCCTCATTGTCAACGTCGGCGATTCCCGGGCTTACCGGCTCCGGAATGGGGAAGTGGAGCAACTCACAACCGACCACACTTGGGTTGAGGAAACCGTGGCCGCCGGGATGATGACCCGGGAAGAAGCCGAAGCCCACCCCTACCGGCATGTCATCACCCGCGCCCTGGGCACCGAAAGGGATGTTGCGTGCGACCTCTTTGAACACCCATTGGCCGAAGGAGATGTCTTCATGGTTTGCTCAGATGGCGTGACAAACCATGTCGCCGACGATCAAATCGGCCGGATATTGGCAACTGCCCACCCGAGTGAAGCGGCCTGGCGATTGGTCGGAGACGCCCTTGTCGGAGGCGGATCAGACAACGCAACCGCCATCGTCGTCCGTGTCGACGGCTTGGAATTTTTGGAAACAGATCAGTAG
- the pyrF gene encoding orotidine-5'-phosphate decarboxylase → MARRNRHHIIAALDTGNLDEALAAVKRLSPYCGAFKIGHALTLPNGLSVVDRLQDAGAERIFLDLKFHDIPNSVGIAVREAARHNVWMLTLHLSGGPAMLTAAAEEAKFYSEDVRPLLVGVSVLTSIDEEMLSEQLGVGRDLKDHMLKLSEMGIRSGLDGLVCSVEEATDMRAWMPKAVIVTPGIRADGGDRHDQSRVGDGQDALDAGADYLVIGRALVKADDPVAALASLRLGEDE, encoded by the coding sequence ATGGCACGGCGCAACAGACACCACATCATCGCAGCTTTGGACACCGGGAATCTGGATGAAGCCCTGGCCGCAGTTAAACGGCTCTCTCCTTATTGTGGTGCCTTCAAAATCGGCCACGCTTTGACCTTGCCCAACGGCCTTTCCGTGGTCGATCGCCTGCAAGATGCCGGGGCTGAAAGAATCTTCCTCGACCTCAAATTCCACGATATCCCCAACAGTGTGGGGATTGCGGTTCGCGAGGCCGCCCGGCACAATGTCTGGATGCTCACGCTCCACCTGAGCGGAGGGCCGGCAATGCTCACCGCCGCCGCCGAGGAAGCCAAGTTCTATTCCGAAGACGTACGCCCCCTCCTCGTCGGGGTCAGCGTGTTGACTTCCATCGATGAAGAGATGCTTTCCGAGCAGCTCGGCGTCGGGCGCGATCTCAAAGACCATATGCTCAAACTCAGTGAAATGGGGATCAGGTCTGGGCTCGATGGGCTGGTTTGCTCCGTCGAAGAGGCCACCGATATGCGGGCTTGGATGCCGAAGGCGGTCATCGTTACTCCGGGCATTCGAGCCGACGGGGGAGACCGGCACGACCAGAGCCGGGTCGGGGACGGGCAGGATGCCCTCGATGCCGGGGCCGATTACCTGGTCATCGGGCGCGCCTTGGTCAAAGCCGATGACCCCGTCGCAGCCTTGGCCTCTCTCCGTCTTGGCGAAGATGAATGA
- a CDS encoding M20/M25/M40 family metallo-hydrolase has product MQARLGGLVAAILLSSPGWGNYAPDVDQISKTNLKAHLEFIASDLLLGRDTPSQGLDLAARYIASHLEMYGAEPGGDNGTYFQMITLGRSVLKAEGTVCAIDGKTLELGTDYVPDTAVAGDVQGPAVFVKSGWTNAQKGIDPMKGLNLKGAIVVTDGMLPDGVARRDTFNDPNWESPAVAAKRYGAAAVVTVSGLPGGQGWKRQVDRMTQGGRFGIQSPDRPVGVPSITVSPEVGETLKSSALNAVRAEFPPNAPTVSIKLNAVNETQTTQNVIGIIRGSDPVLKNEFVALGAHYDHVGVGQADNRGDTIYNGADDDGSGTVAMLEIARVVAAGKRPKRSLIFVWHCGEEKGLWGSQYFAAHPTIDFSKLIIQVNMDMIGMSKKPGDTNPANADLTDSRSIYVIGPKLISSDITKTLTAVNDATVKMNLLDTYDTTSDPNRYYQRSDHYSYIAKGVPAIFLFSGSHENYHRPSDEVSQIDFDKLQTTAKLLYAMAYEFAMQPERPRIDGPLKSLFGGTQ; this is encoded by the coding sequence ATGCAAGCCCGCTTGGGCGGCCTCGTTGCCGCAATCCTGCTTTCGTCCCCCGGCTGGGGCAACTACGCGCCCGATGTTGACCAGATTTCGAAGACCAACCTCAAGGCGCACCTTGAATTCATTGCCAGCGACCTCCTCCTTGGCCGCGACACTCCATCGCAAGGATTAGATCTGGCTGCGCGGTACATCGCCTCGCACTTGGAGATGTACGGTGCCGAACCCGGCGGTGATAACGGGACATATTTCCAAATGATCACGCTTGGCCGGTCGGTTCTCAAGGCCGAAGGCACGGTCTGTGCGATCGATGGAAAGACCCTGGAATTGGGCACGGACTATGTGCCCGACACCGCAGTTGCCGGCGATGTCCAGGGACCGGCGGTTTTTGTCAAATCGGGTTGGACGAATGCGCAAAAGGGGATCGACCCGATGAAGGGGCTCAACCTCAAAGGCGCGATTGTTGTCACCGATGGCATGCTGCCGGACGGGGTTGCCCGCCGCGACACGTTCAATGACCCGAATTGGGAGTCCCCCGCCGTGGCCGCCAAACGGTATGGGGCCGCCGCTGTGGTGACGGTTTCGGGCTTGCCGGGTGGACAAGGGTGGAAGCGCCAGGTGGATCGCATGACCCAGGGCGGCAGGTTCGGCATCCAAAGCCCAGACCGCCCCGTAGGAGTTCCCTCGATCACCGTGTCGCCGGAAGTCGGCGAAACGCTCAAGAGTTCGGCCCTCAATGCGGTGCGGGCCGAGTTCCCACCCAATGCCCCGACGGTTTCCATAAAATTGAACGCGGTTAACGAAACCCAAACCACCCAAAACGTGATCGGGATCATCCGGGGATCTGACCCAGTCCTGAAAAACGAATTCGTGGCTCTGGGCGCCCACTATGACCATGTCGGGGTTGGCCAAGCCGACAACCGCGGCGACACCATTTACAACGGAGCCGACGACGATGGGAGCGGCACGGTTGCGATGCTGGAAATCGCGCGGGTCGTCGCCGCCGGCAAACGGCCGAAGCGGTCGCTGATTTTTGTATGGCACTGCGGCGAAGAAAAAGGCTTGTGGGGGTCCCAATATTTTGCGGCACACCCGACGATCGATTTCAGCAAACTGATCATCCAGGTCAACATGGATATGATCGGGATGTCCAAAAAGCCTGGGGACACCAACCCGGCAAACGCCGACCTCACCGACAGCCGCAGCATCTATGTGATCGGGCCCAAGCTCATCAGTTCCGACATCACGAAAACGCTCACCGCCGTGAACGATGCGACCGTGAAAATGAACCTGCTGGACACCTATGACACGACGAGCGACCCGAACCGCTACTACCAGCGGAGCGACCATTACAGCTACATTGCCAAAGGCGTCCCGGCAATCTTCCTGTTCAGCGGTTCGCACGAAAACTACCACCGCCCGAGCGACGAAGTGAGCCAAATCGACTTCGACAAACTCCAGACCACGGCGAAGCTCCTCTACGCCATGGCGTATGAGTTTGCGATGCAACCCGAACGGCCCCGGATCGACGGTCCCCTGAAGAGCCTGTTCGGCGGAACTCAGTAG
- a CDS encoding FHA domain-containing protein: MSDLNRTQMAPPPTTDPNKTQLGTPVDPNRTIMGAPTYEATVTIKPVQCTVCKSFNPPGVMFCVECGLIFDKALEGDAFGAPSVQVPVLVDADGREHKLRPGAVTIGRQADILIEDTRVSRQHAKVSWEGGSVFVEDLGSTNGTMVGGNRISGRTALENGATVSLGGYEMKLGLPGEANKTLAAMSGKTSAMTAPPVASGAIAHLVVDGVKVPLVKGKHTFGRRDSNAIQISDPYVSGQHGEFEVTDDGVHITDTGSTNGTFVNEAKLAAGQKTLIHPGDSIRLGQYVLDLQFAGQG, translated from the coding sequence ATGAGCGACCTCAACCGCACACAAATGGCCCCGCCGCCAACAACTGACCCCAACAAAACCCAATTGGGGACACCGGTAGACCCTAACCGGACCATCATGGGTGCCCCGACCTATGAAGCCACGGTGACGATCAAACCCGTCCAATGCACCGTCTGCAAGTCGTTCAACCCTCCCGGTGTGATGTTTTGCGTGGAATGTGGGCTGATTTTCGACAAGGCTCTGGAAGGGGACGCATTCGGCGCCCCGTCGGTCCAAGTGCCGGTGTTGGTGGATGCCGATGGCCGCGAGCACAAGCTTAGGCCCGGCGCGGTGACCATTGGCCGGCAGGCCGACATCTTGATTGAGGACACGCGGGTTAGCCGACAACATGCAAAGGTTTCCTGGGAAGGCGGGTCGGTTTTCGTCGAGGATCTGGGCTCGACCAATGGAACCATGGTCGGCGGCAACCGGATTTCCGGTCGGACGGCCTTGGAGAACGGGGCAACGGTCAGCCTTGGCGGCTATGAGATGAAACTGGGACTGCCAGGAGAAGCCAACAAAACCCTCGCCGCCATGAGTGGCAAAACATCCGCCATGACGGCCCCCCCGGTGGCCAGCGGGGCCATCGCCCATTTGGTTGTCGATGGCGTCAAAGTCCCCTTGGTCAAAGGGAAACACACGTTCGGCCGCCGAGATTCCAACGCTATCCAGATATCCGACCCCTACGTGAGCGGCCAGCATGGCGAATTCGAGGTGACCGACGATGGCGTCCACATCACCGACACCGGCAGCACAAACGGAACGTTCGTCAACGAGGCCAAGCTTGCGGCGGGCCAAAAAACCTTGATCCACCCTGGCGACAGCATCCGCCTTGGGCAGTACGTCTTGGATCTCCAATTTGCGGGGCAAGGCTAG
- the mutY gene encoding A/G-specific adenine glycosylase, which yields MTPFQQSILDWYDANRRDLPWRRTCDPYAVWVSEAMLQQTTVQAVIPFFWRWMQAFPTVHSLAQAREEAVLAAWQGLGYYSRARNLHRAAQIIANDGWPATVEQWRSLPGVGDYTAGAVASIAQGLPAALVDGNVERVYARISADPAAGSGLKRAAWDWARGNLVAERPGDWNQALMELGATVCMPRTPACGRCPVSVHCLAQKGGNVADFPAPKPRKEWVRLSHAAVVPVCQGLIGLEQCPPGAWWAGLWQTPRFETAEAAADAYPGCWLVGSFKHTVTRYQITLQVFVHHFEKTNAGLAYVDPKELDSIALTAPAKKAIRLALGSAPTLPGLG from the coding sequence ATGACCCCGTTCCAGCAGTCGATCCTGGACTGGTACGACGCAAATCGGCGCGACCTGCCTTGGCGCCGCACTTGCGACCCGTATGCCGTTTGGGTCAGCGAAGCCATGTTGCAGCAAACGACCGTTCAAGCCGTCATCCCGTTTTTTTGGCGCTGGATGCAAGCGTTCCCCACTGTCCACAGCTTGGCGCAAGCCCGGGAGGAGGCCGTCCTGGCGGCATGGCAGGGACTGGGCTATTACTCCCGCGCCCGCAACCTCCACCGAGCCGCCCAAATCATCGCCAACGACGGCTGGCCCGCAACGGTTGAGCAGTGGCGGTCGCTACCCGGGGTTGGCGACTACACGGCGGGAGCCGTCGCTTCAATCGCCCAGGGGTTGCCGGCGGCCCTTGTGGACGGCAACGTGGAGCGGGTCTATGCCCGCATTTCTGCTGACCCGGCGGCGGGATCCGGCCTCAAAAGGGCCGCATGGGATTGGGCCAGGGGCAACCTTGTGGCCGAACGACCGGGTGATTGGAATCAAGCTTTGATGGAGTTGGGCGCCACGGTTTGCATGCCCAGAACACCGGCATGCGGCCGATGCCCCGTTTCGGTTCATTGCCTGGCTCAAAAGGGGGGCAACGTGGCCGACTTTCCGGCTCCAAAACCAAGAAAGGAGTGGGTGCGACTCTCTCATGCGGCGGTCGTCCCGGTCTGTCAGGGCCTCATCGGGCTTGAACAATGTCCGCCGGGGGCTTGGTGGGCCGGGCTGTGGCAAACGCCCCGCTTTGAGACAGCGGAAGCTGCTGCGGACGCCTACCCGGGTTGCTGGCTTGTGGGGTCTTTCAAACACACGGTCACCCGGTACCAAATCACTTTGCAGGTGTTTGTCCACCATTTCGAAAAAACCAACGCGGGGCTGGCTTATGTCGATCCGAAAGAATTGGATTCGATTGCCCTCACCGCGCCGGCCAAGAAGGCGATCCGTTTGGCGCTGGGCTCCGCCCCAACGCTTCCTGGGTTGGGATGA